The following are from one region of the Platichthys flesus chromosome 2, fPlaFle2.1, whole genome shotgun sequence genome:
- the tmem183a gene encoding transmembrane protein 183A, giving the protein MPKKGNRKRLKFKTGDVCSESVTVADYADADPAVVKSGRVKKAFVNAVAKEVKSLCGLEASQGAVEEVLSSAVSVNTDASDGSEDLDHEEDGEHETKVADKKKNKRRKESSESSDGGEYPMDIWLMLSAYIRPEDVCKFALICRNAWTVTCTAAFWTRLYRRHYRIDVDLPLRLQPYSIDILNRLRARVIRSLFHLYEPFSLRVSKIPALPESTPTTLLNSRCLLFWVKRMSGTRPDVLWEFNFKFLKQRAHTKNGCAKSLSLPRQYEHVHTNPDTDCYVLQVTTLNFIFTPVVMGMTLTLFTINVSTDMRHHRVRLVFQDSPLHRGKKRVDHCGTQVVLDPVHSVRLMDWWHPQYPYISSI; this is encoded by the exons ATGCCCAAGAAAGGGAACCGAAAACGGCTGAAATTTAAGACCGGGGACGTCTGTTCGGAATCAG TGACGGTAGCTGATTATGCTGATGCCGACCCAGCTGTTGTGAAGTCGGGGAGGGTGAAGAAGGCTTTCGTGAATGCAGTTGCTAAAGAAG TGAAATCCCTCTGTGGCCTGGAGGCGTCTCAGGGGGCTGTAGAGGAAGTCCTCTCGTCTGCTGTGAGTGTCAACACAGACGCTTCGGACGGCAGTGAAGACCTGGACCACGAAGAAGACGGAGAACATGAAACAAAGGTGGCcgacaagaagaaaaacaagagaagaaagg AGAGCAGTGAGAGCAGCGATGGGGGGGAGTATCCAATGGATATTTGGCTAATGCTCTCCGCCTATATTCGGCCTGAGGATGTGTGCAAATTTGCGCTTATCTGTAGAAATGCCTGGACAGTAACTTGCACCGCAGCTTTTTGGACAAGGCTTTATAGAAG ACACTATAGGATTGATGTTGATCTGCCACTTCGTCTCCAGCCTTACTCCATTGATATATTGAATCGTCTAAGGGCCCGCGTCATTCGCTCCCTTTTCCATTTGTACGAACCATTCAGCTTGCGTGTCTCGAAAATTCCTGCCCTGCCCGAATCCACGCCCACAACTTTGCTCAACTCCAGG TGTTTACTCTTCTGGGTCAAAAGGATGTCAGGGACTCGACCAGATGTATTGTGGGAGTTCAACTTCAAGTTTTTAAAACAG CGGGCACACACTAAAAATGGTTGTGCCAAGTCCTTGAGCTTGCCCAGACAATACGAACATGTCCACACAAACCCGGACACTGACTGCTATGTGCTTCAGGTCACAACACTCAACTTCATCTTCACCCCTGTGGTCATGGGCATGACCCTGACCTTG TTTACCATCAACGTCAGCACAGACATGCGGCACCATCGTGTCCGTCTGGTGTTCCAGGACTCGCCACTCCACCGTGGGAAGAAGAGGGTTGATCACTGCGGGACCCAGGTGGTGTTGGATCCTGTCCACAGTGTGAGGCTAATGGACTGGTGGCATCCACAGTACCCCTACATATCCTCCATATAG
- the tfeb gene encoding transcription factor EB isoform X1, with amino-acid sequence MASRIGLRMQLMRDQLQQEEQREREQRQQNAVLQPYMQQRMAGPPAPTPAISTPQHYQSMQVPVEVLKVQTHLENPTDYHIRHTQRQQLKEYLSTTQATKQTVHAAAGLIPPTSSSKMGPTGGSASAPPPLQSPHMRTEQLLSGNSAPNSPMAMLNISSSHENEMDEVIDDIISMQSSYDDIQAYIDPVQMPNTLPLSSSHLDVYTGPGMKGPAMAMTSNSCPANLTVKRELTEARAMAKERQKKDNHNLIERRRRFNINDRIKELGTMIPKTNDLVHSDVRWNKGTILRASVEYIKRMQKDMHRSREVENNFKRMEMANKQLLLRIQELEMQAHVHGLPNASPSGLNLSDLMSPYIKQELSPEDKLSHPQIQAHHQPQHLPRNQAQPHPHQHHFLPQNHLQLQGQGQLQQRQMQQLPQHLQQQAPIQYPAVGSSQPFDYAQSLDLCDGIPGFSDGISGLGDLSGLDVQGRRTDLGFLMMDEPLSPMGGDPLLSAMSPEASVDSSRRSSFSIEDGDIL; translated from the exons ATGGCCTCACGCATCGGGCTGCGTATGCAG ctgaTGCGAGACCAGCTGCAGCAAGAGGAGCAGCGCGAGCgggagcagcggcagcagaaTGCAGTACTGCAGCCTTACATGCAGCAGCGCATGGCCGGGCCGCCTGCACCCACCCCGGCCATCAGCACCCCACAGCATTACCAAAGCATGCAGGTCCCTGTGGAGGTTCTCAAG GTACAGACTCACCTTGAGAACCCCACAGACTACCAcatccgacacacacagaggcaacaGTTGAAAGAATATCTGTCTACAACCCAGGCCACCAAACAG ACGGTCCACGCAGCCGCAGGCCTGATTCCACCAACTTCTTCCTCAAAAATGGGACCCACAGGGGGGTCCGCATCTGCCCCACCACCCCTCCAGTCCCCACACATGCGCACCGAGCAGCTCCTGTCTGGCAACAGTGCACCCAACAGCCCCATGGCAATGCTCAACATCAGCTCCAGCCACGAGAATGAG aTGGATGAGGTaattgatgacatcatcagcatgCAGTCCAGTTACGATGATATTCAGGCGTACATTGACCCAGTCCAGATGCCCAACACT ctcCCTCTGTCTAGCAGTCACCTGGATGTGTACACGGGTCCTGGGATGAAGGGGCCAGCCATGGCCATGACCAGTAACTCCTGTCCCGCCAACCTGACCGTCAAACGAGAACTGACAG AAGCCCGAGCAATGGCcaaggagagacagaaaaaagacaacCACAATCTGA TTGAGAGGAGGAGGCGATTCAACATCAATGATCGTATTAAAGAGCTGGGCACCATGATCCCCAAAACCAATGACCT tgtgcATAGTGACGTGCGCTGGAACAAAGGCACTATATTGCGGGCATCTGTCGAGTACATCAAACGCATGCAGAAGGATATGCATAGGAGCAGAGAGGTGGAAAACAATTTCAAAAGGATGGAAATGGCCAACAAACAGCTGTTGCTACGCatccag GAGTTGGAGATGCAGGCTCATGTGCATGGCCTGCCCAACGCCTCTCCCTCTGGCCTGAACCTGTCTGACCTGATGTCTCCCTATATCAAACAAGAGTTGAGCCCAGAGGATAAGCTTTCTCACCCTCAAATACAAGCACACCACCAGCCCCAGCACCTTCCCCGGAACCAGGCTCAGCCCCATCCCCACCAGCACCACTTCCTCCCGCAAAACCACCTTCAACTTCAGGGCCAGGGTCAGCTACAGCAAAGGCAGATGCAGCAGCTCCCCCAGCACCTCCAGCAGCAAGCGCCCATCCAGTACCCAGCTGTAGGCAGCTCCCAGCCCTTTGACTATGCCCAGTCGCTGGACTTGTGCGATGGTATACCTGGCTTCTCAGACGGCATATCGGGGCTGGGCGACCTGAGCGGACTGGACGTCCAAGGGAGGAGAACCGACCTGGGCTTCCTGATGATGGACGAGCCCCTGTCCCCAATGGGTGGAGACCCGCTGCTCTCCGCGATGTCCCCCGAGGCCTCGGTCGACTCCAGCCGCAGATCGAGCTTCAGCATAGAGGATGGAGACATACTGtag
- the tfeb gene encoding transcription factor EB isoform X2 — protein sequence MASRIGLRMQLMRDQLQQEEQREREQRQQNAVLQPYMQQRMAGPPAPTPAISTPQHYQSMQVPVEVLKVQTHLENPTDYHIRHTQRQQLKEYLSTTQATKQTVHAAAGLIPPTSSSKMGPTGGSASAPPPLQSPHMRTEQLLSGNSAPNSPMAMLNISSSHENEMDEVIDDIISMQSSYDDIQAYIDPVQMPNTLPLSSSHLDVYTGPGMKGPAMAMTSNSCPANLTVKRELTEARAMAKERQKKDNHNLIERRRRFNINDRIKELGTMIPKTNDLDVRWNKGTILRASVEYIKRMQKDMHRSREVENNFKRMEMANKQLLLRIQELEMQAHVHGLPNASPSGLNLSDLMSPYIKQELSPEDKLSHPQIQAHHQPQHLPRNQAQPHPHQHHFLPQNHLQLQGQGQLQQRQMQQLPQHLQQQAPIQYPAVGSSQPFDYAQSLDLCDGIPGFSDGISGLGDLSGLDVQGRRTDLGFLMMDEPLSPMGGDPLLSAMSPEASVDSSRRSSFSIEDGDIL from the exons ATGGCCTCACGCATCGGGCTGCGTATGCAG ctgaTGCGAGACCAGCTGCAGCAAGAGGAGCAGCGCGAGCgggagcagcggcagcagaaTGCAGTACTGCAGCCTTACATGCAGCAGCGCATGGCCGGGCCGCCTGCACCCACCCCGGCCATCAGCACCCCACAGCATTACCAAAGCATGCAGGTCCCTGTGGAGGTTCTCAAG GTACAGACTCACCTTGAGAACCCCACAGACTACCAcatccgacacacacagaggcaacaGTTGAAAGAATATCTGTCTACAACCCAGGCCACCAAACAG ACGGTCCACGCAGCCGCAGGCCTGATTCCACCAACTTCTTCCTCAAAAATGGGACCCACAGGGGGGTCCGCATCTGCCCCACCACCCCTCCAGTCCCCACACATGCGCACCGAGCAGCTCCTGTCTGGCAACAGTGCACCCAACAGCCCCATGGCAATGCTCAACATCAGCTCCAGCCACGAGAATGAG aTGGATGAGGTaattgatgacatcatcagcatgCAGTCCAGTTACGATGATATTCAGGCGTACATTGACCCAGTCCAGATGCCCAACACT ctcCCTCTGTCTAGCAGTCACCTGGATGTGTACACGGGTCCTGGGATGAAGGGGCCAGCCATGGCCATGACCAGTAACTCCTGTCCCGCCAACCTGACCGTCAAACGAGAACTGACAG AAGCCCGAGCAATGGCcaaggagagacagaaaaaagacaacCACAATCTGA TTGAGAGGAGGAGGCGATTCAACATCAATGATCGTATTAAAGAGCTGGGCACCATGATCCCCAAAACCAATGACCT TGACGTGCGCTGGAACAAAGGCACTATATTGCGGGCATCTGTCGAGTACATCAAACGCATGCAGAAGGATATGCATAGGAGCAGAGAGGTGGAAAACAATTTCAAAAGGATGGAAATGGCCAACAAACAGCTGTTGCTACGCatccag GAGTTGGAGATGCAGGCTCATGTGCATGGCCTGCCCAACGCCTCTCCCTCTGGCCTGAACCTGTCTGACCTGATGTCTCCCTATATCAAACAAGAGTTGAGCCCAGAGGATAAGCTTTCTCACCCTCAAATACAAGCACACCACCAGCCCCAGCACCTTCCCCGGAACCAGGCTCAGCCCCATCCCCACCAGCACCACTTCCTCCCGCAAAACCACCTTCAACTTCAGGGCCAGGGTCAGCTACAGCAAAGGCAGATGCAGCAGCTCCCCCAGCACCTCCAGCAGCAAGCGCCCATCCAGTACCCAGCTGTAGGCAGCTCCCAGCCCTTTGACTATGCCCAGTCGCTGGACTTGTGCGATGGTATACCTGGCTTCTCAGACGGCATATCGGGGCTGGGCGACCTGAGCGGACTGGACGTCCAAGGGAGGAGAACCGACCTGGGCTTCCTGATGATGGACGAGCCCCTGTCCCCAATGGGTGGAGACCCGCTGCTCTCCGCGATGTCCCCCGAGGCCTCGGTCGACTCCAGCCGCAGATCGAGCTTCAGCATAGAGGATGGAGACATACTGtag